From the Micromonospora sediminicola genome, one window contains:
- a CDS encoding type I polyketide synthase produces the protein MANEDKLRDYLKRVMADLHDTRRRLSEAQSQELEPVAIVAMSCRLPGGVRDPRDLWELLRDGRDAVAPFPDDRGWDLDRLYHPDPDHPGTSYAREGGFLDGAGDFDAAFFGISPREALTMDPQQRLLLETAWEAVESAGVDPATLRGSRTGVFVGTNGQDYGTLLMMSPDADEGHSMTGGAAAVASGRVSYTLGLEGPAVSIDTACSSSLVALHLAAQALRAGECELALAGGVTVMATPGLYIGSSRQRALSPDGRCRSFAASADGAGFSEGVGWLLVERLSDARRNGHPVLAVLRGSAVNQDGASNGLTAPNGPSQQRVISQALTAARLATADVDVIEAHGTGTNLGDPIEAQALLATYGQDRGDAGPALLGSVKSNIGHAQAAAGVAGVIKMVLAIRHGLVPATLHVDEPSPHIDWSAGALELVTEARPWPDRDRPRRAAVSSFGISGTNAHVIVEQAPDEPAPAADPPTSGLVAADVTAWPLAARTRAALGGQAARLAAHLRAAPADPAAVAWSLATTRTAFEQRATVVGASAEDLLSGLDALAAGTPSPTVVTGMASRTAGAVFVFPGQGAQSARMAAGLVGRTPVFDAALADCQAALAPFLDVDLPSVLTGDDESWLERVEVVQPVLWAVGVALAAVWRHVGVTPQVVIGHSQGEIGAACVAGILSLEDAAKTVALRSRALSVLRGTGTMASVDLPADEVTTRLNGFAGVGIAAVNGPSTVVVSGPPQAVADFVDACQADEIRARLIPVDYASHSAAVEDVAQQLRADLADITPQPGHTRMVSTLTGDWADPVSMDAHYWYDNLRQTVRFDTAVRTAIGAGHTAFVEISPHPVLAMPVTAILDDTATTGHVLSTLRRGDDDPTRLLTNLATAHAVGLPVDLTRVLPETATVDLPTYAFDHQRYWPAPPRFVTDRDGEPDPDRWHYRITWTPRPDLPLTRLGGSWLLPVPADLTDAPLVTDVLAALGNVGADAVPVPVDPADDPAALAERLRAALPDSGPAAVLSLLGLDGRPHPDHPATTLGVTGTAHLVQALGALGVEAPLWCATRRAVTTGDTDPAPEPAAAAVWGLGRAVALEHPARWRGLVDLPDRLDARAAALLGAVLGADDGEDQIAVRDTGVHVRRLTRLTHPADHDLRLRDTVLITGGTGGLGGHLARWAARAGAAHVLLASRRGPDAPGAGDLTAELTDLGVRVTVARCDVTDRDQLAALLADLPDDAPLRAVLHTAAVLDDGIVDTVTPARLHTVAAPKSAAADHLDALTRDHELDAFVLFSSVAGTTGNAGQGAYGAANAHLDALAHRRRADGLPALAVAWGAWDGAGLPADNERAQQRLRRGGMVAMDPELAVAALTRALGGDDAATMVADVDWTRFAPAFTLVRPSPLLGDLPEVHEALRPPQTPAATEPADEPGSALARQLAGRSAAERTETLRDLVRQCAAGALGYGSADDVGVNRPFRDLGLDSLTAVDLRNLLATATDLRLPATLAFDYPNPAVLAGHLDELLTGAGAAVTGPAAVATPDEPLAVVAMSCRFPGGADDPERLWQLLAAGGDAIGDFPTDRGWDLDRLFDADPAVEGTSYARQGGFLPDVADFDPGFFGISPREALAMDPQQRLLLETSWEAIERAGIDPQALRGSPTGVFVGTNYQDYRNLMLTAEGAEGHLMTGNAGSVLSGRVSYTLGLEGPAVSVDTACSSSLVALHWAGQALRAAECSLALVAGVTVMATPGVFVGFSRQRGLAPDSRVKAFAAGADGTSWGEGVGVLLVERLSDARRNGHPVLAVIRGSAVNQDGASNGLTAPNGPAQQRVIRAALANARLDAGDVDAVEAHGTGTRLGDPIEAQALLATYGQGRPEDRPLLLGSIKSNIGHTQAAAGVAGVIKMILALRHGYLPPTLHVDAPSDQVDWSTGAVDLLTEGRPWPLTGRPRRAAVSSFGISGTNAHTILEQAPEPPVPAGEPAYPPVVPVLLSARTAGSLAAQAQPWADRLTGPQAPPLVDVGWTSAVSRAALEHRAVVLATDRRTLRAGLRALRRGDDSPALVTGAVTARPRVAYLFSGQGAQRPGMGRELAAAYPAYADALTEVCAALDPHLSRPLRPLLDAEPGTPEAALLDRTEFTQPALFAVEVALFRLLTAWGLRPDAVAGHSIGEFAAAYAAGVLTLADAAELVATRGRLMQALPDGGAMLAVAAGEDAVRPTLGAGVALAAVNGPAAVVVAGETDAVDRVAAEWTARGVRTRKLAVSHAFHSPLMEPVLDELAALAARLPHHAPTVPLVSTVTGTPVDVAAVGAPGYWARHARDTVRFADAVTALRAHGCTAYLEVGPDGVLTPAAQSVLADAGPVPPVLPTLRRDRPEPLTLLRAVAALHVHGVAPDWPALYAGADPQPADLPTHVFDRQRYWPQPPAWLTAPADADTAVERRFWAAVDAEDLDGLLTELDVAPEQPFDAVLPALSAWRRRGRERSLVDGSRYRVRWEPVDVGAGTPPAGRWLVLLPADRATDPDLTALAGALGPAATTATVDTAAAPDELATRLADLVAAATGDGPSHVLSLLGLDETSHTDHPALPRGLAATVHLLQALTDLDAPARLWCATRGAVGVGDGDTPDRPRQAALWGLGRVAALEQPARWAGLVDLPATVDDDTARRTAALLATTTEDQVAVRADGAYARRLDTAVTDGEPTPWQPRGTVLITGGTGALGGHVARWAAGAGAERIVLTSRRGADTPGADALLAELAETGVECRVARCDAADRSAMTDLVAELRRDGPPLRAVVHAAGVSEVVPLAETTLEDLAYVIGPKLAGAELLDELLDGVELDAFVLFSSIAATWGSGGQGAYAAGNAHLDALAQRRRARGLPATSVAWGPWTESGMFDDDAPEQLRRRGLRVLPPGPAMAGLRHALAAGDTCVTVADVDWATFHPLFTALRPSPLLADLPAVRALAAAPEPAANAGPEGADRLAELRALPAADRRDALLDLVRTDAAKVLGHPSVDAVDPERGFLDLGFDSLTAVELRNLLTAATGRELPTTVVFDYPTPAGLADHLDAELFPDGGDPAAGDPADEETVRRVLAAIPLDRLRQAGLLDPLLRLGQDTAAPAPDATPDAPAAEIRDLDVAGLVRMALEGSDS, from the coding sequence ATGGCCAATGAAGACAAGCTCCGCGACTACCTCAAGCGGGTCATGGCGGACCTGCACGACACCCGCCGCCGGCTCAGCGAGGCCCAGTCCCAGGAACTGGAGCCGGTGGCGATCGTCGCGATGAGCTGCCGGTTGCCCGGTGGCGTCCGCGACCCGCGGGACCTGTGGGAGCTGCTGCGCGACGGGCGGGACGCGGTCGCGCCGTTCCCCGACGACCGGGGGTGGGACCTCGACCGGCTCTACCACCCCGACCCCGACCACCCCGGCACCTCGTACGCCCGGGAGGGCGGCTTCCTCGACGGCGCCGGAGACTTCGACGCGGCGTTCTTCGGCATCAGCCCCCGCGAGGCGCTCACCATGGACCCGCAGCAACGGCTGCTGCTGGAGACCGCGTGGGAGGCCGTCGAGTCCGCCGGCGTCGACCCCGCCACGCTGCGGGGCAGCCGCACCGGGGTGTTCGTCGGCACCAACGGACAGGACTACGGCACGCTGCTGATGATGTCCCCGGACGCCGACGAGGGGCACTCGATGACCGGCGGGGCGGCGGCCGTCGCCTCCGGCCGGGTGTCGTACACGCTCGGCCTGGAGGGGCCGGCCGTCTCCATCGACACCGCCTGCTCATCCTCGCTGGTCGCGCTGCACCTCGCCGCGCAGGCGCTGCGGGCGGGGGAGTGCGAGCTGGCGCTCGCGGGTGGCGTCACCGTGATGGCCACGCCCGGCCTCTACATCGGATCGAGCCGGCAACGGGCCCTGTCCCCGGACGGGCGGTGCCGCTCCTTCGCCGCCTCCGCCGACGGGGCCGGGTTCTCCGAGGGCGTCGGCTGGCTGCTGGTGGAACGGCTCTCCGACGCCCGCCGCAACGGCCACCCGGTGCTCGCGGTGCTGCGCGGCAGCGCGGTCAACCAGGACGGCGCGTCCAACGGGCTCACCGCCCCCAACGGCCCGTCCCAGCAGCGCGTCATCAGTCAGGCGCTCACCGCCGCCCGGCTCGCCACCGCCGACGTCGACGTCATCGAGGCGCACGGCACCGGCACCAACCTGGGCGACCCGATCGAGGCGCAGGCGCTGCTGGCCACGTACGGGCAGGACCGCGGCGACGCCGGGCCGGCGCTGCTCGGCTCGGTGAAGTCCAACATCGGGCACGCCCAGGCCGCCGCGGGGGTCGCCGGGGTGATCAAGATGGTGCTCGCCATCCGGCACGGCCTGGTGCCGGCGACACTGCACGTGGACGAGCCGTCCCCGCACATCGACTGGTCCGCCGGCGCGCTGGAACTGGTCACCGAGGCCCGCCCCTGGCCGGACCGGGACCGCCCGCGCCGCGCCGCCGTCTCCTCGTTCGGCATCTCCGGCACCAACGCCCACGTCATCGTCGAGCAGGCCCCGGACGAGCCCGCCCCCGCCGCCGACCCGCCGACCTCGGGGCTGGTGGCCGCCGACGTCACCGCCTGGCCGCTCGCCGCCCGCACCCGCGCCGCACTCGGCGGGCAGGCCGCCCGGCTGGCCGCGCACCTGCGCGCCGCCCCGGCCGACCCGGCGGCGGTCGCCTGGTCCCTGGCGACCACCCGGACCGCGTTCGAGCAGCGGGCCACAGTGGTCGGCGCGTCCGCCGAGGATCTGCTGTCCGGGTTGGACGCGCTGGCCGCCGGCACGCCGTCGCCGACGGTGGTGACGGGTATGGCGTCCCGGACGGCCGGTGCGGTGTTCGTGTTTCCGGGTCAGGGTGCGCAGTCGGCGCGGATGGCGGCCGGTCTGGTGGGTCGGACGCCGGTGTTCGACGCCGCGCTCGCCGACTGTCAGGCGGCGTTGGCGCCGTTCCTGGACGTCGACCTGCCGTCGGTGCTGACCGGGGACGACGAGTCGTGGCTTGAGCGGGTCGAGGTGGTGCAGCCGGTGCTGTGGGCCGTCGGGGTCGCGCTCGCGGCGGTGTGGCGGCACGTCGGGGTCACCCCGCAGGTGGTGATCGGGCACTCGCAGGGGGAGATCGGCGCGGCGTGCGTGGCGGGGATCCTGTCCCTGGAGGACGCGGCGAAGACGGTGGCGTTGCGGTCGCGGGCCCTGTCGGTGCTGCGCGGCACGGGCACGATGGCGTCGGTCGACCTGCCCGCCGACGAGGTGACAACCCGTCTCAACGGGTTCGCCGGCGTCGGGATCGCGGCGGTCAACGGCCCGTCCACGGTGGTGGTGTCCGGCCCGCCGCAGGCCGTGGCCGACTTCGTGGACGCCTGTCAGGCCGACGAGATCCGGGCCCGGTTGATCCCGGTCGACTACGCGTCGCACTCGGCGGCCGTCGAGGACGTCGCCCAGCAGCTTCGCGCGGACCTGGCCGACATCACGCCGCAGCCCGGCCATACCCGTATGGTGTCCACCCTGACCGGCGACTGGGCCGACCCGGTCTCCATGGACGCCCACTACTGGTACGACAACCTGCGGCAGACCGTCCGGTTCGACACGGCGGTGCGGACCGCGATCGGCGCCGGGCACACGGCGTTCGTGGAGATCAGTCCGCATCCCGTGCTGGCGATGCCGGTCACCGCGATCCTCGACGACACCGCCACCACCGGCCACGTGCTGTCCACGCTGCGTCGAGGTGACGACGACCCGACCCGGCTGCTGACCAACCTGGCCACCGCCCACGCCGTCGGCCTGCCCGTCGACCTCACCCGCGTCCTGCCCGAGACGGCCACCGTCGACCTGCCCACCTACGCCTTCGACCACCAGCGGTACTGGCCCGCACCGCCGCGCTTCGTCACCGACCGCGACGGCGAACCCGACCCCGACCGCTGGCACTACCGGATCACCTGGACACCCCGGCCCGACCTGCCGCTCACCCGCCTCGGCGGGAGCTGGCTGCTGCCCGTACCCGCCGACCTGACCGACGCCCCGCTCGTCACCGACGTGCTCGCCGCGCTCGGCAACGTCGGCGCCGACGCCGTACCCGTGCCCGTCGACCCGGCGGACGACCCGGCCGCGCTCGCCGAGCGGCTGCGCGCCGCGCTGCCCGACAGCGGGCCCGCCGCCGTGCTCTCCCTGCTCGGCCTCGACGGACGTCCCCACCCCGACCACCCGGCCACCACGCTCGGTGTCACCGGCACCGCCCACCTGGTCCAGGCGCTCGGCGCGCTCGGCGTCGAGGCGCCGCTGTGGTGCGCCACCCGCCGCGCCGTCACCACCGGCGACACCGACCCCGCCCCGGAGCCGGCCGCCGCCGCCGTCTGGGGCCTCGGCCGGGCCGTCGCCCTGGAACACCCCGCCCGCTGGCGCGGCCTGGTCGACCTGCCCGACCGGCTCGACGCGCGCGCCGCCGCCCTCCTCGGCGCGGTGCTCGGCGCCGACGACGGCGAGGACCAGATCGCCGTCCGCGACACCGGCGTGCACGTCCGCCGGCTCACCCGGCTCACCCACCCGGCCGACCACGACCTCCGCCTGCGCGACACCGTGCTGATCACCGGCGGCACCGGCGGCCTCGGCGGGCACCTGGCCCGCTGGGCCGCCCGCGCCGGCGCCGCGCACGTGCTGCTGGCCAGCCGCCGCGGCCCCGACGCCCCCGGCGCCGGCGACCTCACCGCCGAGCTGACCGACCTCGGGGTACGCGTCACCGTCGCCCGCTGCGACGTCACCGACCGCGACCAGCTCGCCGCGCTGCTCGCCGACCTGCCCGACGACGCCCCGCTGCGCGCCGTGCTGCACACCGCCGCCGTCCTCGACGACGGCATCGTGGACACCGTCACCCCGGCCCGCCTGCACACCGTCGCCGCGCCCAAGAGCGCCGCCGCCGACCACCTCGACGCGCTCACCCGCGACCACGAGCTGGACGCGTTCGTGCTCTTCTCCTCCGTCGCCGGCACCACCGGCAACGCCGGCCAGGGCGCGTACGGCGCGGCCAACGCCCACCTCGACGCGCTCGCCCACCGGCGGCGGGCCGACGGCCTCCCGGCGCTCGCCGTCGCCTGGGGCGCCTGGGACGGCGCCGGCCTGCCCGCCGACAACGAGCGCGCCCAGCAGCGGCTGCGGCGCGGCGGCATGGTGGCCATGGACCCCGAGCTCGCCGTCGCGGCACTGACCCGGGCGCTGGGCGGCGACGACGCCGCCACGATGGTCGCCGACGTCGACTGGACCCGCTTCGCCCCCGCGTTCACGCTCGTCCGCCCCAGCCCGCTGCTCGGCGACCTGCCGGAGGTCCACGAGGCGCTGCGACCCCCGCAGACGCCGGCCGCCACCGAGCCGGCCGACGAACCCGGCTCGGCGCTGGCCCGGCAGCTCGCCGGCCGCTCCGCCGCCGAACGGACCGAGACGCTGCGCGACCTGGTCCGCCAGTGCGCCGCCGGCGCGCTCGGCTACGGCTCCGCCGACGACGTCGGAGTCAACCGGCCCTTCCGCGACCTCGGCCTGGACTCGCTGACCGCCGTCGACCTGCGCAACCTCCTCGCCACCGCCACCGACCTGCGGCTGCCCGCCACGCTCGCGTTCGACTACCCGAACCCGGCCGTGCTCGCCGGGCACCTCGACGAACTGCTCACCGGCGCCGGCGCGGCGGTGACCGGCCCGGCAGCCGTGGCCACCCCCGACGAGCCGCTCGCCGTCGTCGCGATGAGCTGCCGCTTCCCCGGCGGCGCGGACGACCCGGAGCGGCTGTGGCAACTGCTCGCCGCCGGCGGCGACGCCATCGGCGACTTTCCCACCGACCGGGGCTGGGACCTCGACCGGCTCTTCGACGCCGACCCCGCCGTCGAGGGCACCAGCTACGCCCGGCAGGGCGGCTTCCTGCCCGACGTGGCCGACTTCGACCCCGGCTTCTTCGGCATCAGCCCCCGCGAGGCGCTCGCCATGGACCCGCAGCAGCGGCTGCTGCTGGAGACCTCGTGGGAGGCGATCGAGCGGGCCGGCATCGACCCGCAGGCGCTGCGCGGCAGCCCCACCGGCGTCTTCGTCGGCACCAACTACCAGGACTACCGCAACCTCATGCTCACCGCCGAGGGCGCCGAGGGACACCTGATGACCGGCAACGCCGGCAGCGTCCTGTCCGGCCGGGTGTCGTACACGCTCGGGCTGGAGGGGCCGGCCGTGTCGGTGGACACCGCCTGCTCGTCGTCGCTGGTCGCGCTGCACTGGGCCGGGCAGGCGCTGCGCGCCGCCGAGTGCTCCCTGGCGCTCGTCGCCGGCGTCACCGTGATGGCCACCCCCGGAGTGTTCGTCGGGTTCAGCCGCCAGCGCGGCCTCGCCCCGGACAGCCGGGTCAAGGCGTTCGCCGCCGGCGCCGACGGCACCAGCTGGGGCGAGGGCGTCGGCGTGCTGCTGGTCGAACGGCTCAGCGACGCCCGCCGCAACGGCCACCCGGTGCTCGCGGTGATCCGGGGCAGCGCGGTCAACCAGGACGGCGCCTCCAACGGCCTCACCGCCCCCAACGGGCCGGCCCAGCAGCGGGTCATCCGGGCCGCGCTGGCCAACGCCCGCCTCGACGCCGGTGACGTCGACGCGGTGGAGGCGCACGGCACCGGCACCCGGCTCGGCGACCCGATCGAGGCGCAGGCGCTGCTCGCCACGTACGGGCAGGGCCGCCCCGAGGACCGGCCGCTGCTGCTCGGCTCGATCAAGTCGAACATCGGCCACACCCAGGCCGCCGCCGGTGTCGCCGGCGTGATCAAGATGATCCTCGCGCTGCGCCACGGCTACCTGCCGCCGACGCTGCACGTGGACGCGCCCAGCGACCAGGTGGACTGGAGCACGGGCGCGGTCGACCTGCTCACCGAGGGCCGGCCGTGGCCGCTGACCGGCCGCCCGCGCCGCGCCGCCGTCTCCTCGTTCGGCATCAGCGGCACCAACGCCCACACCATCCTCGAACAGGCCCCCGAGCCGCCCGTCCCGGCCGGCGAACCGGCGTACCCGCCGGTGGTGCCGGTCCTGCTCTCCGCCCGCACCGCCGGGTCGCTGGCCGCCCAGGCGCAGCCGTGGGCCGACCGGCTCACCGGTCCGCAGGCCCCACCGCTGGTCGACGTCGGCTGGACCTCCGCGGTGTCCCGGGCCGCGCTGGAGCACCGCGCGGTGGTGCTCGCCACCGACCGGCGCACGCTGCGCGCCGGGCTGCGCGCCCTGCGCCGGGGCGACGACTCACCGGCGCTGGTGACCGGCGCGGTGACCGCCCGGCCCCGGGTCGCGTACCTGTTCTCCGGGCAGGGCGCGCAGCGGCCCGGCATGGGTCGCGAGCTGGCCGCCGCGTACCCGGCCTACGCGGACGCGCTGACCGAGGTGTGCGCCGCGCTCGACCCGCACCTGTCCCGGCCGCTGCGCCCGCTGCTCGACGCCGAACCCGGCACCCCCGAGGCGGCGCTGCTGGACCGCACCGAGTTCACCCAGCCGGCCCTGTTCGCCGTGGAGGTGGCGCTGTTCCGGCTGCTCACCGCCTGGGGGCTGCGCCCCGACGCGGTCGCCGGGCACTCCATCGGCGAGTTCGCCGCCGCGTACGCCGCCGGGGTGCTCACCCTCGCCGACGCCGCCGAGCTGGTCGCCACCCGGGGCCGGCTGATGCAGGCGCTGCCCGACGGCGGGGCCATGCTCGCCGTCGCCGCCGGCGAGGACGCCGTCCGCCCCACGCTCGGCGCCGGGGTCGCGCTCGCCGCCGTCAACGGCCCCGCCGCCGTGGTCGTCGCCGGCGAGACCGACGCCGTCGACCGGGTCGCCGCCGAGTGGACCGCCCGAGGGGTACGCACCCGCAAGCTCGCCGTCAGCCACGCCTTCCACAGCCCGCTGATGGAGCCGGTGCTCGACGAGCTGGCCGCGCTCGCCGCCCGGCTGCCGCACCACGCGCCGACCGTGCCGCTGGTCTCCACCGTCACCGGCACGCCGGTCGACGTGGCGGCGGTCGGCGCGCCCGGCTACTGGGCCCGGCACGCCCGCGACACGGTCCGCTTCGCCGACGCGGTCACCGCGCTGCGCGCGCACGGCTGCACCGCCTACCTGGAGGTGGGCCCGGACGGGGTGCTCACCCCGGCGGCCCAGAGCGTGCTGGCCGACGCCGGGCCGGTCCCGCCGGTCCTGCCCACGCTGCGCCGCGACCGGCCGGAACCGCTCACCCTGCTGCGCGCCGTGGCCGCGCTGCACGTGCACGGCGTCGCCCCGGACTGGCCGGCGCTCTACGCCGGGGCCGACCCGCAGCCGGCCGACCTGCCCACCCACGTGTTCGACAGGCAGCGCTACTGGCCGCAGCCGCCGGCCTGGCTGACCGCGCCGGCCGACGCCGACACCGCCGTGGAACGCCGGTTCTGGGCGGCGGTCGACGCCGAGGACCTGGACGGTCTGCTCACCGAGCTGGACGTCGCCCCGGAACAGCCGTTCGACGCCGTACTGCCGGCGCTCTCGGCGTGGCGGCGCCGCGGCCGGGAACGGTCCCTGGTGGACGGCAGCCGCTACCGGGTCCGGTGGGAACCGGTCGACGTCGGCGCCGGCACCCCGCCCGCCGGCCGCTGGCTGGTGCTGCTGCCCGCCGACCGGGCCACCGACCCGGACCTGACCGCCCTGGCCGGCGCGCTCGGCCCGGCGGCCACCACCGCGACGGTCGACACCGCCGCCGCGCCCGACGAGCTGGCCACCCGGCTGGCCGACCTGGTCGCCGCCGCGACCGGCGACGGCCCGTCGCACGTGCTGTCCCTGCTCGGCCTGGACGAGACGTCGCACACCGACCACCCGGCGCTACCGCGCGGGCTGGCCGCCACCGTCCACCTGCTCCAGGCGCTGACCGACCTCGACGCGCCGGCCCGGCTCTGGTGCGCCACCCGGGGCGCGGTCGGCGTCGGGGACGGCGACACCCCGGACCGGCCCCGGCAGGCGGCGCTGTGGGGCCTCGGCCGGGTCGCCGCGCTGGAACAGCCCGCCCGCTGGGCCGGCCTGGTCGACCTGCCCGCCACCGTCGACGACGACACCGCCCGACGGACCGCCGCCCTGCTCGCCACCACCACCGAGGACCAGGTGGCGGTGCGCGCCGACGGGGCGTACGCCCGGCGGCTCGACACCGCCGTGACCGACGGCGAGCCCACGCCGTGGCAGCCGCGCGGCACCGTCCTGATCACCGGCGGCACCGGCGCGCTCGGCGGGCACGTGGCCCGCTGGGCCGCCGGCGCGGGCGCCGAGCGGATCGTGCTGACCAGCCGGCGCGGCGCGGACACCCCCGGCGCCGACGCGCTCCTGGCCGAGCTGGCCGAGACCGGCGTCGAGTGCCGGGTCGCCCGGTGCGACGCCGCCGACCGCAGCGCCATGACCGACCTCGTGGCCGAGCTGCGCCGGGACGGGCCGCCGCTGCGCGCGGTGGTGCACGCCGCCGGGGTCAGCGAGGTGGTCCCGCTGGCCGAGACCACGCTGGAGGACCTGGCGTACGTGATCGGCCCGAAGCTGGCCGGCGCGGAACTGCTCGACGAGCTGCTCGACGGCGTCGAGCTGGACGCGTTCGTGCTCTTCTCCTCCATCGCCGCCACCTGGGGCAGCGGCGGCCAGGGCGCGTACGCGGCCGGCAACGCCCACCTGGACGCCCTCGCGCAGCGGCGCCGGGCGCGCGGCCTGCCCGCCACCTCGGTGGCCTGGGGGCCGTGGACCGAGTCCGGGATGTTCGACGACGACGCGCCGGAACAGCTGCGCCGACGCGGCCTGCGGGTGCTGCCGCCCGGGCCGGCGATGGCCGGGCTGCGGCACGCGCTCGCCGCCGGCGACACCTGCGTCACGGTCGCCGACGTCGACTGGGCCACGTTCCACCCGCTGTTCACCGCGCTGCGACCCAGTCCGCTGCTGGCCGACCTGCCGGCCGTGCGGGCGCTCGCCGCCGCACCGGAACCGGCCGCGAACGCCGGCCCGGAGGGCGCGGACCGGCTCGCCGAGCTGCGCGCGCTGCCCGCCGCCGACCGGCGCGACGCGCTGCTGGACCTGGTCCGCACCGACGCGGCGAAGGTCCTCGGCCACCCCTCGGTCGACGCGGTCGACCCGGAGCGGGGCTTCCTCGACCTCGGCTTCGACTCGCTCACCGCGGTGGAGCTGCGCAACCTGCTCACCGCCGCGACCGGCCGGGAGCTGCCCACCACAGTGGTCTTCGACTACCCGACCCCGGCCGGCCTCGCCGACCACCTGGACGCCGAGCTGTTCCCCGACGGCGGCGACCCGGCCGCCGGCGACCCGGCCGACGAGGAGACCGTGCGCCGGGTGCTCGCGGCGATCCCGCTGGACCGGCTGCGGCAGGCGGGGCTGCTCGACCCGCTGCTGCGCCTCGGCCAGGACACCGCCGCGCCGGCCCCGGACGCCACGCCGGACGCCCCCGCCGCCGAGATCCGCGACCTCGACGTCGCCGGACTGGTGCGGATGGCCCTCGAAGGATCCGACTCGTGA